The region GAGGCGGGCCACGGCCCAGTGGTCGGACACTCTGAACAAAGAGGTCAAGTACGGCCACCTGAGCGCCACGGAGCGAGCCAAGTACAAGACGCTCCCCAAGGCTCAGAACCCGCGGTCGAACACTCGACTCAGTGGCCAGATCGGCTATCTCGTCGATCTCGCCAAGGCGTACGTCATCAACAACACCAAGATCACCGCGAACCAGCTTCAGCAGGGCGGCTACTCGATCAAAACGACCTTCGACAAGAAGAAGGTCAATGCGCTCGAAAAGGCCGTGGCGGAAGTCCGCAAGAAGAAGATAGACCCCAAGTTGCGGCCGAAGACGGACACGTACGTCCAGTTCGGCGGGGCCTCCGTCGACCCATCCACGGGCGCGATCAAGGCCATCTACGGCGGTGAGGACGCGACCAAGCACTTCACGAACAACGCCGACCAGACCGGTGCCCAGGTGGGTTCGACGTTCAAGCCGTTCGTACTCGCGGCCGCCATGCAGTGGGGTGTGAAGGATCCCGGCCTGGGGTCGTCGCAGTCGCAGGACGAACGCACGGTGGTCTCTCCGAAGAGCCTGTACAGCGGCAAGAACAAGCTCAAGATCAAGAACTACGATCACTCCGTCTGGACCGACAAGGACGGCAAGGAGTGGCTCCAGACCAACGACGGAAACGAGTCGTACAACCCGCCGAGTTACAAGATCGATCTCCGCGAGGCGATGAGGGAGTCCGTGAACTCCGCCTACGTGCAACTCGGTATGGACGTGGGCCTGGACAAGGTCGAGCAGGCCGCGCTGAACGCGGGCATCCTCAAGACCAGTCTGGCGAGCTCCAACTTTCCCTCGTTCTCCATTGGTACCTCCGACCCCAGTGCGATCCGTATGGCCGGCGCGTACGCCACCTTCGCGGACAGCGGCCAGCAGCACGATCCGTACTCGGTCGAGAAGATCACCAGCAAGGACGGCACGGTGTTCGAGCACAGGAGTGTCGCCAAGGCGAAGGAAGCCTTCTCTTCGGAGGTCGCGGACAACGTCACCGACGTGCTGAAGACGGTTGTCGATAAGGGAACCGGCACCGCCGCACAGCTGACCGGCCGCGAGGTGGCCGGCAAGACCGGTACGACCGACGGCAACAAGTCGGCGTGGTTCGTCGGATACACCCCGCAGTTGTCGACCTCGATCGGCATGTACCGCTTGGACGACGACGCGTCCAACAAGAGCCGCACGTTCCTGGAGATGTACGGCACGGGCGGCGAGAAGAAGATCCACGGCGCCTCGTTCCCGGCTCAGATCTGGCACGACTACATGGAGCAGGCGCTCGCGGGCACGAAGGCGGAGCCCTTCCCGACGCCCGAGCCCATCGGCAAGGTCCTCAACGACACCCCGAGCCCGTCCGCGACCCCGTCGACCACACCGTCGCCGTCGGCGAGCCCGACGCCGAGTACCTCGCCGAGCCCGTCCCTCAGCAGCTCTCCCACGGCCTCGCCGACCGACACCTGCGGCAACTTCAGCTGGAACTGTGGGAACAACGGCGGGACGGACGCGGGGAGCACCGGCGGTGCGACCGGAACCACCTCACCCACGCCGACAGCGACCAATACCAGCGGGAACACCAGAGGTAATGGCAATGGCGGCATCTTCGCCGGACAGAATGGCGGATAGATAGACGCGTAACCCGAGGAACAGGGGCCGTCAGCTGTGGCTGACGGCCCCTGTTCTGTGCGTGCGGGTCGAACGTTCTGTGCGTGCGGGTCGAAATGCGCAGCCGCGCCTCGCTCACCCGGCGGCATCGTGGGCGCCGGACGGTAAGAGCTTCACTGCCCCTGCGGCCATTCTCAGACGCGTACGGCAGGATGTGCGCCATGCCCAGTGCAGAGACGACGCGAACGAGCGTGCGCGAGCCCGAGCCGGTGCGGCCGACCAAGGACGACGAGGTCGCCGTGGCCGGAAGTGAGCTGATCGGCGGCCCCATCGGACGGAGAGCGCTGCTGGGGGCGTCCTGGTGGACTCCGGTACGGGTGATCGCGCTCGTCGCGATCGGCATGTTCGCCCTCGGTATGGTGCAGAAACTGCCCTGCTACGACAGCGGCTGGTTCTTCGGGGCCAGCACGCAGTACACGCACGCGTGCTACTCGGACATCCCGCACCTCTACCAGGGACGCGGTTTCGCCGACGGGCTCGTGCCGTACTTCGACAAGCTCCCCGGCGACATGGACTACCTCGAGTATCCGGTCCTGACCGGTCTGTTCATGGAGGTCGCGGCCTGGCTCACGCCGGGCGGCGGCAGCATTCAGCACCAGGAGCAGATCTACTGGATGGTCAACGCCGGGATGCTCATGGTGTGCGCGGCGGTCATCGTCGTATGCACCGCGCGCACCCACCGCCTGCGCCCCTGGGACGGCCTCCTGGTCGCCCTCGCGCCCGCCTTCGCGCTCACTGCCACCATCAACTGGGACCTCCTCGCGGTGGCCCTGCTGGCCGCCGCGATGCTCATGTGGTCGCGTGGCCGCTCCCTCGCCTTCGGCATCCTGCTCGGGCTCGCCACGGCCGCCAAGTTCTACCCGTTCCTGCTCATGGGACCGCTGCTCGTGCTGTGCTGGCGGGCGGGCAAGTGGCGGGAGTTCGGGAACGCGCTCATGGGCGCGGTCGGAGCCTGGCTCGTGGTGAACCTTCCCGTGATGTACCTCGCGCCGGAAGGCTGGGCGAAGTTCTACAGCTTCAGCCAGACCAGGGGGATCGACTTCGGTTCGGTCTTCCTGTTCATCTCCACCTGGTGGAAGATCCCGATCAGCTACCAGACGGCGAACGCGTGGGCGCTGGTCATGATGCTGCTCGTCTGCGTGGCCATGGCCACGCTCGCGCTCACCGCCCCGCGCCGCCCCCGCTTCGCCCAGCTGGCCTTCCTGATCGTCGCGGCCTTCATCCTCACCAACAAGGTCTACTCGCCCCAGTACGTGCTGTGGCTGATCCCCCTGGCCGCGCTGGCCCGGCCGAAGTGGCGGGACTTCCTGATCTGGCAGGCGTGCGAGGTCGCGTACTTCCTGGGGATCTGGATGTACCTCGCGTACACGACCAGCGGGGACGCCCACAAGGGCCTCTCCTCCCACGGGTATCAGTTCGCGATCGCCGCCCACCTCGTGGGCACGCTGTACCTGTGCGCCGTGGTCGTACGCGACATCCTCATGCCGGAGCGGGACGTCGTGCGCAGGGCGGGCGAGGACGATCCCTCGGGAGGCGTTCTGGACGGCGCGGAGGACGTCTTCGTGCTCGGCGCGGCGGCCCATCCACCGCGGCACGCGGCCCACTTCGAGGGGCCTCAGGTGGAATGGGGCGGCAACGGCGGGGGGCCGGCCCCGGAGGACAGTTCGCTCTGAGCGAACGAGGCTCGGCCCGGCT is a window of Streptomyces mirabilis DNA encoding:
- a CDS encoding transglycosylase domain-containing protein gives rise to the protein MSEHRRKPSQPQGGGRAAARRGQTGPSSGRRAAPRGATGSPSDSYESGGEEERPYTGRAEARRAAQRSSGGGRRRGADATGPGGRRGGPDGPGRARASGPVKKRFIDYPRAGKSGAGRWMPSWKLVTGLFIGFCGSLVAVAGIGYAMVSVPNIADTATAQNNVYYWADGSQMVATGGETNRQIINYEQIPPAMRYAVISQENKTFETDSGVDPRGIARAFLNMAKGGQTQGGSTITQQYVKNAMLDDQSQTISRKFKEIFVAIKVGATVDKKKIMAGYLNSAYYGRGAYGIQAAARAYFNKDAEYLDPSQCAFLAAMLKGATYYDPAGATSLDAAATPEANTRRATAQWSDTLNKEVKYGHLSATERAKYKTLPKAQNPRSNTRLSGQIGYLVDLAKAYVINNTKITANQLQQGGYSIKTTFDKKKVNALEKAVAEVRKKKIDPKLRPKTDTYVQFGGASVDPSTGAIKAIYGGEDATKHFTNNADQTGAQVGSTFKPFVLAAAMQWGVKDPGLGSSQSQDERTVVSPKSLYSGKNKLKIKNYDHSVWTDKDGKEWLQTNDGNESYNPPSYKIDLREAMRESVNSAYVQLGMDVGLDKVEQAALNAGILKTSLASSNFPSFSIGTSDPSAIRMAGAYATFADSGQQHDPYSVEKITSKDGTVFEHRSVAKAKEAFSSEVADNVTDVLKTVVDKGTGTAAQLTGREVAGKTGTTDGNKSAWFVGYTPQLSTSIGMYRLDDDASNKSRTFLEMYGTGGEKKIHGASFPAQIWHDYMEQALAGTKAEPFPTPEPIGKVLNDTPSPSATPSTTPSPSASPTPSTSPSPSLSSSPTASPTDTCGNFSWNCGNNGGTDAGSTGGATGTTSPTPTATNTSGNTRGNGNGGIFAGQNGG
- a CDS encoding glycosyltransferase family 87 protein, which encodes MPSAETTRTSVREPEPVRPTKDDEVAVAGSELIGGPIGRRALLGASWWTPVRVIALVAIGMFALGMVQKLPCYDSGWFFGASTQYTHACYSDIPHLYQGRGFADGLVPYFDKLPGDMDYLEYPVLTGLFMEVAAWLTPGGGSIQHQEQIYWMVNAGMLMVCAAVIVVCTARTHRLRPWDGLLVALAPAFALTATINWDLLAVALLAAAMLMWSRGRSLAFGILLGLATAAKFYPFLLMGPLLVLCWRAGKWREFGNALMGAVGAWLVVNLPVMYLAPEGWAKFYSFSQTRGIDFGSVFLFISTWWKIPISYQTANAWALVMMLLVCVAMATLALTAPRRPRFAQLAFLIVAAFILTNKVYSPQYVLWLIPLAALARPKWRDFLIWQACEVAYFLGIWMYLAYTTSGDAHKGLSSHGYQFAIAAHLVGTLYLCAVVVRDILMPERDVVRRAGEDDPSGGVLDGAEDVFVLGAAAHPPRHAAHFEGPQVEWGGNGGGPAPEDSSL